A region from the Lycium barbarum isolate Lr01 chromosome 8, ASM1917538v2, whole genome shotgun sequence genome encodes:
- the LOC132607797 gene encoding uncharacterized protein LOC132607797, which translates to MKTLFWNIRSVNSQQAFHRVQMLHRHHKFSIIALMEPFQHVRNIQGFRRRLGMRYAHHNCNGKIWFFINDNINIEVIQDTDQQITVKLNFQEDNNILMTTMIYAKCEALERISLWDNLYNLADQMEVPWLVGGDFNVIMHEDEKIGGLPVYPDEYEDFAFCVNLSELFEVSFKGSLFTWWNGRAGRDCIFKRLDRMLTNSKLHDWFGHMEVEHLSRTGSDHAPFLLTCGNSSQHVRNPFRFLKFWIGHESFLEVVNQGWNTNFEADELITFKLKLKKVKSVLSEWSKATFGDIVKQLVAREDIVRVKEQLFEDDPSPANRMVLQLAQAELKKYMHYEKEFWRQKSHFTCFSEGDRNTRFSHNMVNGRRKRLQFTQEDISSNFSLLQHVPNMVTQEKNQILTSMPTLEDVKNAVFDLSGDSSGGPDGMIGAFYQVCWEIVGADVYNVVKVFFKGHTLPKSITHTNLVLIPKKNNVESFADMRPISLSKFINKVISRVVQNKLENVLPSLIFANQSGFVKGRCIIENVLLTQEVVSDIRLRGKPANVVLKLDKAKAYDRVSWDFLARVLRKMGFAEVFIDMIWRFIANNWYSFLFNGQASGFFHSTRGVKQGDPLSPALFILSAEVLSRALNSLFEDNGFRRYGMPKWSANLNHLSYADDTIIFSSADATSLQLIMGILQEYE; encoded by the exons ATGAAGACTCTATTTTGGAATATCAGGTCTGTGAATTCACAGCAAGCTTTTCATAGAGTGCAAATGTTACATAGGCATCATAAATTCTCCATTATTGCTTTGATGGAACCATTTCAGCATGTTAGAAACATTCAAGGATTTAGAAGGAGATTGGGAATGAGGTATGCACATCATAACTGCAATGGTAAAATTTGGTTCTTTATAAATGATAATATAAATATAGAGGTGATTCAGGATACAGATCAACAGATTACAGTTAAGCTAAATTTTCAGGAGGATAATAACATTCTTATGACTACTATGATTTATGCAAAGTGTGAAGCATTGGAAAGAATTAGTCTTTGGGATAACTTGTATAACCTGGCTGATCAAATGGAAGTGCCCTGGCTTgtgggaggggatttcaatgtCATTATGCATGAAGATGAGAAAATAGGGGGTCTGCCAGTTTATCCAGATGAGTATGAAGATTTTGCATTCTGTGTGAACTTAAGTGAACTATTTGAAGTTTCTTTTAAAGGGAGCTtattcacatggtggaatggtagagctgGTAGAGATTGTATTTTTAAAAGGTTGGACAGAATGCTCACTAACTCAAAACTACATGATTGGTTTGGTCACATGGAAGTTGAACATTTATCTAGAACTGGTTCTGATCATGCTCCTTTTCTACTTACTTGTGGAAATTCATCTCAACATGTAAGGAATCCTTTCAGATTTCTAAAGTTTTGGATAGGACATGAATCCTTCTTAGAGGTTGTGAATCAAGGGTGGAATACTAATTTTGAAGCAGATGAACTCATTACTTTTAAACTGAAGCTTAAAAAAGTTAAGTCTGTTTTATCAGAATGGAGTAAAGCTACCTTTGGGGATATCGTCAAGCAACTTGTAGCAAGGGAAGATATTGTGAGAGTTAAAGAACAACTTTTTGAAGATGATCCTTCTCCTGCAAACAGGATGGTTCTCCAACTAGCACAAGCAGAATTGAAGAAGTATATGCATTATGAGAAGGAGTTCTGGAGACAGAAatctcattttacttgcttttctGAGGGGGATAGAAATACAAGGTTTTCCCACAATATGGTAAATGGTAGGAGGAAGAGATTGCAG TTTACACAGGAGGATATCTCCTCAAATTTCTCATTGCTGCAACATGTTCCTAATATGGTTACTCAGGAGAAAAATCAAATACTTACCAGCATGCCAACTCTAGAAGATGTTAAGAATGCAGTTTTTGATCTATCAGGAGATAGCTCAGGTGGTCCAGATGGTATGATAGGAGCATTTTATCAAGTATGCTGGGAAATTGTGGGAGCTGATGTGTATAATGTAGTGAAGGTTTTCTTTAAAGGACATACTTTGCCAAAGTCCATAACTCATACAAATCTGGTTCTGATCCCAAAGAAGAATAATGTTGAGTCCTTTGCAGATATGAGGCCCATAAGTCTTAGTAAGTTTATAAATAAAGTGATCTCTAGAGTGGTGCAAAATAAACTTGAAAATGTTTTGCCTTCTTTGATATTTGCTAATCAGTCTGGTTTTGTAAAGGGAAGATGTATCATTGAGAATGTACTGTTAACTCAAGAGGTGGTTTCAGATATAAGACTTAGGGGAAAACCAGCTAATGTGGTGCTTAAATTGGATAAGGCTAAGGcctatgatagagtatcatggGATTTTTTGGCAAGAGTCCTGaggaagatgggatttgcagaagTATTTATAGATATGATATGGAGATTTATAGCAAACAATTGGTACTCATTTCTATTCAATGGACAGGCTTCTGGATTTTTCCATTCAACAAGAGGTGTTAAGCAAGGAGATCCACTCTCTCCTGCTTTGTTTATTTTGTCTGCAGAAGTGCTGTCTAGAGCATTGAACTCTTTATTTGAGGACAATGGCTTTAGAAGATATGgaatgcctaaatggagtgcTAATTTGAATCATCTttcttatgcagatgatactattatATTCTCATCTGCGGATGCTACTTCATTGCAGCTGATCATGGGAATATTACAGGAGTATGAGTAG